Proteins co-encoded in one Arachis hypogaea cultivar Tifrunner chromosome 13, arahy.Tifrunner.gnm2.J5K5, whole genome shotgun sequence genomic window:
- the LOC112736045 gene encoding stem-specific protein TSJT1-like, with translation MLAIFKSSLVDPPKELNSPASMDSSTNSMLPNEILHHFLSSDPSNAFSMNFGNDALLAYSPSKKPSVHHGMFCGLDNIYCAFMGGLNNLSQLIKQYRLSKGSNDAMFTIEAYRTLRDRGPYPADQVLKELDGSFAFVIYDDKNGTIFVASDSNGDIGLFWGIAADGSVVISDSKELIKASCAKSFAPFPSGCMFHSGHGLMSYEHPNRKLKAMPRVDSEGIMCGATFLVDSQSRKSIMPRVGSEANWAVWGPQA, from the exons ATGTTGGCTATTTTCAAAAGCAGTTTGGTTGATCCACCAAAAGAGCTCAACAGCCCTGCTTCAATGGATTCATCCACAAACTCTATGCTTCCCAATGAGATCCTTCACCATTTCTTGTCATCTGATCCTTCCAATGCTTTCTCCATGAATTTTGGAAATGATGCTCTTCTTGCTTATTCCCCATCAAAAAAGCCATCAGTTCATCATGG AATGTTTTGTGGTTTGGACAATATATACTGTGCATTCATGGGAGGTCTGAACAACCTAAGCCAGCTCATAAAACAGTATAGACTATCAAAGGGAAGCAATGATGCCATGTTTACAATTGAAGCTTATAGGACACTACGTGATAGGGGTCCATACCCTGCTGATCAGGTTCTCAAAGAGCTTGATGGCAGTTTTGCATTTGTCATATATGATGACAAGAATGGAACAATTTTTGTTGCATCA GATTCAAATGGAGATATTGGACTCTTCTGGGGCATTGCAGCTGATGGATCTGTAGTTATTTCTGATAGCAAGGAGCTTATTAAAGCAAGCTGTGCTAAATCATTTGCACCATTTCCCTCTG GGTGCATGTTTCACAGTGGGCATGGACTGATGAGTTATGAGCATCCAAATAGGAAGCTGAAGGCAATGCCAAGGGTTGACAGTGAGGGGATCATGTGTGGGGCCACTTTCCTCGTTGACTCCCAATCAAGGAAGTCTATCATGCCACGTGTTGGAAGTGAAGCCAACTGGGCTGTCTGGGGCCCACAAGCCTAA